Proteins from one Bradyrhizobium roseum genomic window:
- the ldtR gene encoding transcriptional regulator LdtR has translation MIKAVATAVETAERAPGAPVQPLYLEALTLVERLHRRLLDVIKDEFDRRGRADINSVQALLLYNIGDKELTAGELRTRGYYLGSNVSYNLKKLVELGFLDHQRSRVDRRSVRIRLTAQGQEIRKIVDALYQKHVKTVEQVGGISNEEFATLNKSLHRLERFWTDQILYRL, from the coding sequence ATGATCAAAGCCGTTGCAACGGCGGTGGAAACCGCCGAGCGCGCTCCCGGAGCTCCGGTACAGCCGCTCTATCTGGAAGCGCTGACGTTGGTGGAGCGCCTGCACCGTCGTCTGCTCGACGTTATCAAGGACGAATTCGATCGCCGCGGCCGCGCCGACATCAACTCGGTGCAGGCACTGCTGCTCTATAACATCGGCGACAAGGAACTGACCGCGGGCGAACTGCGCACACGCGGTTACTACCTCGGCTCCAACGTGTCCTATAATCTGAAGAAGCTCGTCGAGCTCGGCTTCCTCGATCATCAGCGCTCCCGCGTCGATCGCCGCTCGGTCCGCATCCGCCTGACGGCGCAGGGCCAGGAAATCCGCAAGATCGTCGACGCGCTCTACCAGAAGCACGTCAAGACGGTGGAGCAGGTCGGCGGCATCTCCAACGAGGAGTTCGCGACACTGAACAAGTCGCTGCACCGCCTTGAGCGCTTCTGGACCGACCAGATCCTGTATCGGCTCTGA
- a CDS encoding glutathione S-transferase family protein, producing MLTLHHLNDSRSQRILWLLEELGTPYEMKRYQRDGETRLAPPELKQVHPLGKSPVITDGDTTIAESGAIVDYIIRRYGKGAMMPAQDGADYEAYNEWLHYSEGSAMLPLMLNLYVSRLKEAGAPLHPRIDSELANHLGYVDAALKDREFFVGPALTGADIQMSFVGEMAKVFGKLTPYPNLAAWLGRMHARPAFKRSLEKGGAYRFA from the coding sequence ATGCTGACGCTTCATCACCTCAACGACTCCCGTTCGCAGCGAATTCTGTGGCTGCTGGAGGAGCTGGGCACGCCTTACGAGATGAAGCGCTATCAGCGCGACGGCGAGACGCGGCTGGCGCCGCCGGAGCTGAAGCAGGTCCATCCGCTCGGCAAATCGCCAGTCATTACGGACGGCGACACAACGATCGCCGAATCCGGCGCCATCGTCGATTACATCATCCGCCGCTACGGCAAGGGCGCGATGATGCCGGCGCAGGATGGCGCGGACTACGAGGCCTATAACGAATGGCTGCATTACTCGGAGGGCTCGGCGATGCTGCCGCTGATGCTGAACCTCTATGTGTCCCGGCTGAAAGAGGCCGGCGCTCCGCTGCATCCCCGCATCGACAGCGAACTGGCCAACCATCTCGGCTATGTCGACGCCGCGCTGAAGGACCGGGAGTTCTTCGTCGGGCCGGCGCTGACCGGCGCCGATATCCAGATGAGCTTCGTCGGCGAGATGGCCAAAGTGTTTGGCAAGCTCACCCCATACCCGAACCTCGCGGCCTGGCTGGGACGGATGCACGCCCGGCCGGCGTTCAAGCGGTCGCTGGAGAAGGGCGGGGCGTACAGGTTCGCCTAA
- the glyA gene encoding serine hydroxymethyltransferase — translation MTSSSSSKTASAPDSFFTATLAEADPEIAAAIKGELGRQRHEVELIASENIVSRAVLEAQGSVMTNKYAEGYPGARYYGGCEWVDVAETLAIERAKKLFGAQFANVQPNSGSQMNQAVFLALLQPGDTFMGLDLAAGGHLTHGSPVNMSGKWFKASHYTVRRDDHLIDMDEVAKQAEQVKPKLIIAGGSAYSRPWDFKRFREIADSVGAYLLVDMAHFAGLVAGGVHASPVPHAHVTTTTTHKSLRGPRGGLILSNDEALAKKFNSAIFPGLQGGPLMHVIAAKAVAFAEALRPDFKVYAKNVVENAKALAETLRGHGFDIVSGGTDNHLMLVDLRPKGLKGNVSEKALVRAAITCNKNGIPFDPEKPFVTSGLRLGTPAATTRGFGVAEFQQVGGLIAEVLNALAQSEDGKAPLVEAAIKERVKALTDRFPIYQ, via the coding sequence ATGACCTCGTCCTCCAGCTCCAAGACGGCCTCCGCGCCCGACTCGTTCTTTACGGCCACGCTCGCCGAGGCCGACCCGGAAATCGCCGCCGCGATCAAGGGCGAGCTCGGCCGCCAGCGGCATGAGGTCGAACTCATCGCGTCCGAGAACATCGTCAGCCGGGCGGTGCTGGAAGCGCAGGGTTCGGTGATGACGAACAAATACGCGGAAGGGTATCCGGGTGCGCGCTACTACGGCGGCTGCGAATGGGTCGACGTCGCCGAGACACTGGCCATCGAGCGCGCCAAAAAGCTGTTCGGCGCGCAGTTTGCCAACGTGCAGCCGAACTCGGGCAGCCAGATGAACCAGGCGGTGTTTCTGGCGCTGCTGCAGCCCGGCGACACGTTCATGGGCCTCGACCTCGCCGCCGGCGGCCATCTCACCCACGGCTCGCCGGTCAACATGTCCGGCAAGTGGTTCAAGGCCTCGCACTACACGGTGCGCCGCGACGACCACCTCATCGACATGGACGAGGTGGCAAAGCAGGCCGAGCAGGTCAAGCCGAAGCTGATCATCGCCGGCGGTTCGGCCTATTCGCGCCCCTGGGACTTCAAGCGTTTTCGCGAGATCGCCGACTCTGTAGGCGCGTACCTCCTGGTTGACATGGCGCATTTCGCCGGCCTGGTCGCCGGTGGCGTCCATGCCTCGCCGGTGCCGCATGCTCACGTCACCACGACCACGACGCACAAGTCGCTGCGCGGCCCGCGCGGCGGCCTGATCCTGAGCAATGACGAGGCGCTGGCCAAGAAGTTCAACTCGGCGATCTTCCCGGGCCTGCAGGGCGGTCCGCTGATGCATGTAATCGCCGCCAAGGCCGTCGCCTTCGCCGAGGCGCTGCGGCCGGACTTCAAGGTCTACGCCAAGAACGTGGTCGAGAACGCCAAGGCGTTGGCGGAAACATTGCGCGGTCACGGCTTCGACATCGTCTCCGGCGGCACCGACAACCATCTGATGCTGGTCGACCTGAGGCCAAAGGGCCTGAAGGGCAACGTGTCGGAGAAGGCGCTGGTGCGTGCTGCGATCACCTGCAACAAGAACGGCATTCCGTTCGATCCCGAAAAGCCGTTCGTCACCTCGGGCTTGCGTCTCGGTACGCCGGCGGCGACCACCCGCGGTTTCGGCGTCGCCGAATTCCAGCAGGTCGGCGGCCTGATTGCCGAGGTGCTGAATGCGCTGGCGCAGTCGGAGGACGGCAAGGCCCCGCTGGTCGAAGCCGCGATCAAGGAGCGCGTCAAGGCGCTCACCGACCGTTTCCCGATCTATCAGTAA
- the nrdR gene encoding transcriptional regulator NrdR, protein MRCPSCNSLDTQVKDSRPTEDSAVIRRRRVCIACNFRFTTFERVQLRELTVIKRNGRRVPFDRDKLVRSLQISLRKRPVDPERVEKMVSAIVRELESGGEAEVSSEMIGEIVMEHLRQLDDVAYVRFASVYRNFREAKDFEAVLGELSAEDAARVATLPK, encoded by the coding sequence ATGCGTTGTCCCAGCTGCAACAGTCTCGATACGCAGGTGAAGGACTCGCGTCCGACCGAGGATTCGGCCGTGATCCGGCGGCGGCGGGTGTGTATCGCCTGCAACTTCCGTTTCACGACGTTCGAGCGGGTGCAGTTGCGCGAGCTCACCGTGATCAAGCGCAACGGCCGCCGGGTGCCGTTCGACCGCGACAAGCTGGTCCGCTCTCTGCAAATATCCTTGCGCAAGCGCCCGGTCGATCCTGAAAGGGTCGAAAAAATGGTTTCCGCGATCGTGCGCGAGCTCGAAAGCGGCGGTGAGGCGGAGGTTTCCTCGGAGATGATCGGCGAGATCGTGATGGAGCATCTGCGTCAGCTCGACGACGTCGCCTATGTCCGCTTCGCCTCGGTCTACCGCAATTTCCGCGAAGCCAAGGATTTTGAAGCCGTGCTCGGCGAGCTCTCTGCAGAAGACGCCGCGCGGGTCGCCACGTTGCCCAAATGA
- the ribD gene encoding bifunctional diaminohydroxyphosphoribosylaminopyrimidine deaminase/5-amino-6-(5-phosphoribosylamino)uracil reductase RibD gives MIFRILEDQYGQKLKDAKAADQRFMQLALLLGRRGLGRTWPNPAVGAVVVKDGVIVGRGWTQPGGRPHAEPQALRRAGEAARGATLYVTLEPCSHFGKSPPCVDAVIASGIARVVSAVEDPNPEVGGQGHARLRAAGITVDVGLCATEATHDHAGHFRRIRDKRPHVILKLAVSADDKIGAAGHTPVTITGEPARTRVHQLRAQCDAILVGIGTVLADDPVLTCRLPGMEARSPVRVVLDRALRLPGDSQLVHSARQTPLWVMTSDFAEAPAAMKLGAAGAQVMRVATTAQPPGLDLPAVLHALSDKGITRLMVEGGSRVAASFVAADLVDEIWLLRGPDEIGADGIPALDALPLSSLTGSPAFKTRASENLGKDILTVYGRA, from the coding sequence ATGATCTTCCGCATTCTGGAAGACCAGTACGGGCAGAAGCTGAAAGACGCCAAAGCGGCGGACCAGCGCTTCATGCAGCTGGCACTGTTGCTCGGCCGGCGTGGACTGGGGCGTACCTGGCCGAACCCGGCGGTTGGTGCGGTCGTGGTCAAGGACGGCGTGATCGTCGGCCGCGGCTGGACGCAGCCCGGTGGGCGCCCGCATGCCGAGCCCCAGGCGCTGCGGCGGGCCGGAGAGGCCGCGCGGGGCGCTACGCTCTATGTGACGCTGGAGCCCTGTTCGCATTTCGGCAAATCGCCGCCGTGTGTCGATGCGGTGATCGCCTCGGGCATTGCGCGCGTCGTGTCGGCGGTCGAAGATCCCAATCCGGAGGTCGGCGGGCAGGGCCACGCCAGACTTCGCGCCGCCGGTATTACGGTCGATGTCGGCCTTTGTGCCACGGAAGCGACCCATGATCACGCCGGACACTTCCGCCGCATCCGCGACAAGCGCCCGCACGTGATCCTGAAGCTCGCGGTCTCCGCCGACGACAAGATCGGCGCCGCCGGCCACACGCCGGTCACGATCACGGGCGAGCCGGCGAGGACGCGGGTCCATCAATTGCGCGCGCAATGCGACGCCATCCTGGTCGGCATCGGCACGGTGCTGGCGGACGATCCGGTTCTGACCTGCCGCCTGCCGGGGATGGAGGCGCGCTCGCCGGTCCGGGTGGTGCTGGATCGGGCGCTGCGGCTGCCAGGCGACAGCCAACTGGTTCATTCCGCCCGCCAGACGCCGCTCTGGGTGATGACGTCGGATTTCGCCGAAGCGCCCGCGGCCATGAAACTGGGCGCGGCCGGCGCGCAGGTGATGCGTGTGGCGACGACCGCGCAGCCCCCGGGGCTCGATCTGCCGGCGGTGCTGCATGCGTTGTCCGATAAGGGCATCACCCGGCTGATGGTGGAGGGCGGCTCACGGGTCGCCGCATCCTTTGTCGCCGCGGACCTGGTCGATGAAATCTGGCTGCTGCGCGGGCCTGACGAGATCGGGGCGGACGGCATTCCCGCGCTGGACGCATTGCCGCTGTCGTCTCTCACCGGGTCGCCTGCCTTCAAGACACGTGCTAGCGAAAACCTCGGCAAAGATATTCTTACCGTTTACGGGCGGGCCTGA
- a CDS encoding riboflavin synthase: MFTGIVTDVGEIASLTPTAQGQLHRLRIACRYDQATIADGASIACNGVCLTVVGSGVEGGRTWFDVDAAAETLGMTTAKHWAEGTRLNLERALKIGDELGGHIVAGHADGIATIVKRDDLPDMARFELRTARELARFIAAKGSVTLDGVSLTVNTVEDVTFSVLIIPHTLSVTTLNGWRGGSEVNIEVDLMARYAARLSEMK, translated from the coding sequence ATGTTTACCGGAATTGTCACCGATGTCGGCGAGATCGCGAGCCTGACGCCAACGGCGCAGGGCCAGTTGCACCGCCTGCGCATCGCCTGCCGCTACGACCAGGCCACCATCGCCGATGGTGCGTCGATCGCCTGCAATGGCGTCTGCCTGACGGTGGTCGGTTCCGGTGTCGAAGGCGGCAGGACCTGGTTCGACGTCGATGCCGCCGCAGAAACCCTCGGCATGACGACCGCAAAGCACTGGGCCGAGGGGACAAGACTCAACCTTGAACGCGCGCTGAAGATCGGCGACGAACTCGGCGGCCATATTGTCGCGGGCCATGCCGACGGCATTGCGACCATCGTCAAGCGTGACGATCTGCCTGACATGGCGCGATTCGAACTGCGCACCGCGCGAGAGCTGGCGCGCTTTATCGCCGCCAAGGGCTCGGTGACGCTGGATGGCGTGTCGCTGACGGTGAATACGGTCGAAGATGTCACGTTTTCGGTGCTGATCATCCCGCACACGCTCAGCGTGACCACATTGAACGGCTGGCGCGGCGGTAGCGAGGTCAATATCGAGGTCGACCTGATGGCCCGATACGCGGCGCGGCTGTCGGAAATGAAGTGA
- the ribH gene encoding 6,7-dimethyl-8-ribityllumazine synthase has protein sequence MADARRAPLKDQTDISGARALIVEARFYDDIQDALLEGAVAELKAAGVTHDLITVPGALEIPAAIAIALDAAEKNGKPYDAAIALGCVVRGDTIHFEIVSIESSRALMDLAVSRGFPLGNGIITVNTDAQAWARARASELNKGGDAARAALAMLRIKRRLTKA, from the coding sequence ATGGCAGACGCACGGCGCGCACCGCTGAAGGACCAGACCGACATCTCAGGCGCGCGCGCGCTGATTGTCGAGGCGCGGTTCTACGACGACATTCAGGATGCGCTGCTGGAAGGCGCGGTTGCCGAGCTCAAGGCGGCCGGTGTGACGCATGACCTCATCACGGTGCCGGGCGCGCTGGAAATTCCGGCCGCCATCGCCATCGCGCTCGATGCTGCTGAAAAGAACGGCAAGCCCTATGATGCGGCAATCGCACTCGGCTGCGTGGTGCGCGGCGATACCATCCACTTCGAAATCGTTTCGATCGAATCCTCGCGCGCGCTGATGGATCTGGCGGTCTCCAGAGGTTTCCCGCTCGGCAACGGCATCATCACGGTCAATACCGATGCGCAGGCCTGGGCGAGGGCGCGTGCCAGCGAGTTGAACAAGGGTGGCGACGCCGCGCGCGCGGCGCTGGCGATGTTGCGGATCAAGCGGCGGCTGACAAAGGCCTGA
- the nusB gene encoding transcription antitermination factor NusB — translation MADSKKPVKSPDRKANRRGAARLAAVQALYQMDIAGAGINDIFAEFESHWLGNEVEGDKYLPAEAAFFKDVVAGVVRDQAQLDPLIDDALQKGWPLKRIDAILRAVLRAGSYELEHRKDVPGRVVVSEYVDVAHAFVEKDETGMVNAVLDQIARQFRADEFARG, via the coding sequence ATGGCAGACAGCAAGAAGCCAGTGAAAAGTCCCGACAGGAAAGCCAACCGGCGCGGCGCGGCGCGGCTTGCCGCCGTGCAGGCGCTCTACCAGATGGACATCGCAGGTGCGGGGATCAACGACATCTTTGCCGAGTTCGAAAGCCATTGGCTCGGCAATGAGGTCGAGGGCGACAAATATCTGCCGGCCGAGGCTGCGTTCTTCAAGGACGTGGTGGCCGGCGTGGTGCGCGACCAGGCCCAGCTCGATCCCCTGATCGACGACGCGCTGCAAAAGGGCTGGCCGCTGAAGCGGATCGACGCGATCTTGCGCGCGGTGCTGCGTGCCGGCTCGTATGAGCTGGAACACCGCAAGGACGTTCCGGGCCGCGTGGTCGTGTCCGAATATGTCGACGTCGCGCATGCCTTTGTGGAGAAGGACGAAACGGGCATGGTCAACGCCGTGCTCGACCAGATCGCGCGCCAGTTCCGCGCCGACGAGTTCGCGCGTGGCTAG
- the thiL gene encoding thiamine-phosphate kinase, protein MASGKPASGEDSLIARYFRPLATDPGAFGLDDDAAALKPDGSDIVVTTDAIVEGVHFLPDDPPDTVARKALRVNLSDLAAKGAIPAGFVLTLALRHADEAWLKPFAAALGEDAAQFACPLLGGDTVSTPGPLMVSVTAFGRVPPGRMVHRNGAKAGERVMVTGTIGDAALGLAILRGGEVHAAATDKSARDALISRYRVPQPRVAMANIVRDHASASMDVSDGLAGDLAKLCGVSGVSAVIDLPSVPLSGAARDLVSRGIVRREMLVAGGDDYEILCTLPEHRVETFVQSARDARIAVSSIGTVVAGSEVPRFVDANGAEIALQRLSYSHF, encoded by the coding sequence GTGGCTAGCGGCAAACCCGCGTCCGGCGAGGACTCGCTGATCGCGCGCTACTTTCGGCCGCTCGCCACCGACCCCGGCGCCTTCGGCCTCGATGACGATGCCGCGGCGCTGAAGCCCGACGGTTCCGATATCGTGGTGACGACGGACGCCATCGTCGAGGGCGTGCATTTCCTGCCCGACGATCCTCCCGACACCGTCGCGCGCAAGGCGCTGCGGGTGAACCTCTCCGATCTCGCCGCGAAAGGGGCGATCCCGGCCGGTTTCGTGCTGACGCTGGCCTTGCGGCATGCCGACGAAGCCTGGCTGAAGCCGTTTGCGGCGGCGCTGGGCGAGGATGCCGCGCAGTTCGCCTGTCCGCTGCTGGGTGGGGATACCGTTTCGACGCCGGGCCCGCTGATGGTCTCGGTCACCGCGTTCGGCCGGGTGCCGCCGGGCAGGATGGTCCATCGCAACGGCGCAAAGGCGGGCGAGCGGGTGATGGTGACCGGCACGATCGGTGACGCCGCGCTGGGTCTCGCCATCCTGCGTGGCGGAGAAGTGCACGCCGCGGCGACCGACAAGTCTGCCCGCGACGCACTGATCAGCCGCTATCGGGTGCCGCAGCCGCGCGTAGCCATGGCGAATATCGTTCGCGACCATGCCAGCGCATCGATGGATGTGTCGGACGGCCTGGCCGGCGACCTCGCCAAGCTCTGCGGCGTGTCCGGCGTGTCCGCGGTCATCGACTTGCCGTCGGTCCCGCTGTCGGGCGCGGCGAGGGACCTGGTGTCGCGCGGCATCGTCAGGCGTGAGATGCTGGTGGCTGGCGGCGATGATTACGAGATCCTGTGCACGTTGCCGGAGCATCGCGTCGAAACGTTCGTGCAATCTGCACGGGATGCCCGCATTGCGGTGAGTTCCATCGGCACGGTGGTTGCGGGAAGCGAGGTGCCGAGGTTCGTCGATGCGAACGGCGCTGAAATCGCACTGCAACGGCTCTCTTACAGCCATTTTTGA
- a CDS encoding cold-shock protein — protein MATGTVKWFNGQKGFGFIEPSDGSKDVFVHISAVERAGLGGLAEGQKVQFELKTDKMRGKVSAENLSLV, from the coding sequence ATGGCTACGGGAACAGTGAAGTGGTTCAACGGTCAAAAGGGTTTCGGTTTCATTGAGCCGAGCGATGGCAGCAAGGATGTGTTCGTGCACATCTCCGCCGTTGAGCGCGCCGGCCTCGGCGGTCTGGCCGAAGGTCAGAAGGTTCAGTTCGAACTCAAGACCGACAAGATGCGGGGCAAGGTGAGCGCGGAAAACCTGTCGCTCGTCTAA
- a CDS encoding sodium-translocating pyrophosphatase, translating to MTALWVIVLCGALSIVYAIWATSSVMKADAGNARMQEIAAAVAEGAQAYLKRQYMTIAIVGVVIFALLAYFLGMLVAIGFLIGAVLSGAAGFIGMNVSVRANVRTAQAATTSLAGGLELAFKAGAITGLLVAGLALLGVTIYFAYLTHGMGLKANDRVVVDALVALGFGASLISIFARLGGGIFTKGADVGGDLVGKVEAGIPEDDPRNPATIADNVGDNVGDCAGMAADLFETYAVTAVATMVLAAIFFATSPLLVNMMTLPLAIGGVCIITSIIGTFFVKLGASQSIMGALYKGLIATGVLSLFGVAAVINWLIGFGPLAGVKYTGLALFECGIVGLVVTGLIIWITEYYTGTDYRPVKSIAASSVTGHGTNVIQGLAISMESTAMPAIVIIAGILVTYSLAGLFGIAIATTTMLALAGMIVALDAFGPVTDNAGGIAEMAGLPKEVRKSTDALDAVGNTTKAVTKGYAIGSAGLGALVLFAAYNEDLKFFIANSAKYPYFQGVLPDFSLNNPYVVVGLLFGGLLPYLFGAMGMTAVGRAAGAIVEEVRRQFREKPGIMQGTDKPDYGRAVDLLTKAAIKEMIIPSLLPVLSPIFVYFVIYAVAGGGAAGKSAAFSAVGAMLLGVIVTGLFVAISMTSGGGAWDNAKKYIEDGHYGGKGSDAHKAAVTGDTVGDPYKDTAGPAVNPMIKITNIVALLLLAILAH from the coding sequence ATGACAGCATTATGGGTGATCGTGCTCTGCGGAGCGCTTTCGATCGTTTACGCCATCTGGGCGACGTCTTCCGTCATGAAGGCGGATGCCGGCAACGCGCGCATGCAGGAAATCGCGGCGGCGGTGGCCGAAGGCGCGCAGGCTTACCTGAAGCGCCAGTACATGACGATTGCCATCGTCGGCGTCGTGATCTTCGCCCTGCTGGCGTACTTCCTCGGCATGCTGGTGGCGATCGGCTTCCTGATCGGCGCCGTGCTGTCGGGCGCCGCAGGCTTCATCGGCATGAACGTCTCGGTCCGAGCCAACGTGCGCACCGCCCAGGCCGCGACCACCTCGCTGGCTGGCGGTCTCGAACTCGCCTTCAAGGCGGGCGCGATCACCGGCCTCCTGGTCGCTGGTCTCGCGCTGCTCGGCGTCACCATCTACTTCGCCTACCTCACCCACGGCATGGGGCTTAAGGCCAACGACCGCGTCGTCGTCGACGCGCTGGTGGCGCTCGGCTTCGGCGCCTCGCTGATCTCGATCTTCGCCCGTCTCGGCGGCGGCATATTCACCAAGGGCGCCGATGTCGGCGGTGACCTCGTCGGCAAGGTCGAGGCCGGTATCCCCGAGGACGATCCGCGCAACCCGGCGACCATTGCCGACAACGTCGGCGACAATGTCGGCGACTGCGCCGGCATGGCGGCCGACCTGTTCGAGACCTACGCGGTAACCGCGGTCGCCACCATGGTGTTGGCCGCGATCTTCTTTGCGACCTCGCCGCTGCTGGTGAACATGATGACCCTGCCGCTCGCCATCGGCGGCGTCTGCATCATCACCTCGATCATCGGCACCTTCTTCGTCAAGCTCGGCGCCAGCCAGTCCATCATGGGCGCGCTGTACAAGGGCCTGATCGCGACCGGCGTGCTGTCGCTATTCGGCGTTGCCGCCGTCATCAACTGGCTGATCGGCTTCGGCCCGCTGGCGGGCGTGAAGTACACCGGCCTGGCGCTGTTCGAATGCGGCATCGTCGGCCTCGTCGTCACCGGCCTGATCATCTGGATCACCGAATACTACACCGGCACGGATTATCGCCCGGTGAAGTCGATCGCCGCTTCGTCGGTTACCGGTCATGGCACCAACGTGATCCAGGGTCTGGCGATCTCGATGGAATCGACCGCGATGCCCGCGATCGTCATCATCGCCGGCATCCTCGTCACCTACAGCCTTGCCGGCCTGTTCGGCATCGCCATTGCGACCACGACGATGCTGGCGCTGGCCGGCATGATCGTGGCCCTCGACGCCTTCGGCCCGGTGACGGACAACGCCGGTGGCATCGCCGAAATGGCCGGCCTGCCGAAGGAAGTCCGAAAGTCGACCGACGCGCTCGACGCGGTCGGCAACACCACCAAGGCGGTCACCAAGGGTTACGCGATCGGCTCGGCCGGTCTCGGCGCACTGGTGCTGTTCGCGGCCTACAATGAAGACCTCAAATTCTTCATCGCCAATTCCGCGAAATATCCGTACTTCCAGGGCGTGCTGCCCGACTTCTCGCTGAACAACCCCTACGTCGTGGTCGGCCTGCTGTTCGGCGGCCTGCTGCCGTATCTGTTCGGCGCGATGGGCATGACCGCGGTCGGCCGTGCGGCCGGCGCGATCGTCGAGGAAGTGCGGCGGCAGTTCCGCGAAAAGCCCGGCATCATGCAGGGCACCGACAAGCCGGATTACGGCCGTGCGGTCGACCTGCTGACCAAGGCGGCGATCAAGGAAATGATCATCCCGTCGCTGCTGCCGGTGCTGTCGCCGATCTTCGTCTACTTCGTGATCTACGCGGTCGCGGGCGGCGGCGCGGCCGGCAAGTCGGCGGCATTTTCGGCCGTTGGCGCCATGCTGCTCGGCGTGATCGTGACCGGCCTGTTTGTCGCGATCTCGATGACTTCGGGCGGCGGCGCCTGGGACAACGCCAAGAAGTACATCGAGGACGGCCACTACGGCGGCAAGGGTTCCGACGCCCACAAGGCGGCCGTGACCGGCGATACCGTCGGCGACCCCTACAAGGACACGGCGGGCCCCGCGGTGAACCCGATGATCAAGATCACCAACATCGTTGCGCTGCTACTGCTGGCGATCCTGGCGCACTGA
- a CDS encoding Bug family tripartite tricarboxylate transporter substrate binding protein — translation MTGAAAISAAAILPRASYGSDWRPTETVRVIVPAAAGGSTDVMGRLLAAHLQTAWGQSAVVENRSGGGGTIGTAEVVRGRADGHVILVGNPGPNAIAYSIFRNMTYKAEQLQPVSNLIRIPNIVSAHPSTGIKSIPELIAYIKANPDKLTYASSGVGQSPHLTGAWFLQLTGLKMVHVPFRGAGPALQAALAGDIQILFDNLYPSLPQTQDGKLTALCVTTPERTPAAPNIPTIREGVPELAKFDVSSWFGIFLPKAAPAPVVEALNKEIKAMLAREDIKKTIGGMGATADWGTPQQFSEFVQAETNKFGEIIKREGLQMDVN, via the coding sequence TTGACCGGAGCTGCAGCCATTTCGGCCGCGGCGATCCTGCCGCGCGCCAGCTACGGTTCGGACTGGCGGCCGACAGAAACCGTCCGCGTCATCGTGCCGGCGGCGGCCGGCGGCAGCACCGACGTGATGGGACGGCTGCTGGCCGCGCACCTGCAGACCGCATGGGGCCAGTCGGCCGTCGTGGAAAACCGCTCGGGCGGCGGCGGCACCATCGGCACCGCCGAAGTGGTGCGCGGCAGGGCGGACGGCCATGTCATCCTGGTCGGCAATCCCGGCCCGAACGCGATCGCCTACAGCATCTTCCGCAACATGACCTACAAGGCGGAGCAGTTGCAGCCGGTCAGCAACCTGATCCGGATTCCGAACATCGTCTCAGCCCATCCCTCGACCGGCATCAAGTCGATTCCAGAACTGATCGCCTACATCAAGGCCAATCCGGACAAGCTGACCTACGCCTCCTCCGGCGTCGGACAGAGCCCTCACCTGACCGGCGCATGGTTCCTGCAGCTCACCGGCCTGAAGATGGTGCACGTGCCGTTCCGCGGCGCCGGCCCGGCCCTGCAGGCTGCGCTGGCGGGCGATATCCAGATCCTGTTCGACAACCTCTACCCATCGCTGCCGCAAACCCAGGACGGCAAGCTCACCGCGCTGTGCGTCACCACGCCCGAACGCACCCCGGCGGCGCCGAACATCCCGACCATCCGCGAGGGGGTGCCCGAGCTTGCCAAATTCGACGTCTCCTCCTGGTTCGGCATCTTCCTGCCGAAAGCCGCGCCCGCTCCCGTCGTCGAGGCGCTGAACAAGGAGATCAAGGCGATGCTGGCGCGCGAGGATATCAAAAAGACCATCGGTGGCATGGGCGCCACCGCCGACTGGGGCACGCCGCAGCAATTCTCCGAATTCGTGCAGGCCGAAACCAACAAATTCGGCGAGATCATCAAGCGCGAAGGCCTGCAGATGGACGTGAACTGA